From the Pseudomonas monsensis genome, the window CAAGGCTGACAGAGGCACTCTGTTTCTCGACGAGATTGGCGATATGCCGTTGCCGACGCAGGCGCGGTTGCTGCGCGTGTTGCAAGAACGTTGCGTGCAACCGGTGGGCAGTAGCGAGCTGTTCCCGGTGGACTTGCGGATCATTTCAGCGACGAATCGCTCTTTACGTGAACAAGTGCAATTGGGCCGGTTTCGTGAGGATTTGTACTACCGCATTGGCGGTTTGACCCTGGAACTGCCGCCGCTGCGGGAGCGCAGTGATAAAGAGGCGTTGTTCAAGCGGTTGTGGGAGCAGCATCGTGAACCGACGCAGTGGGCGGGGTTGAGCCAGGAGGTGCTGGAGCTGTTCAGCCGACATCCTTGGCCGGGGAATTTACGGCAAGTCAGCAGCGTGATGCAGGTGGCGTTGGCGATGGCTGAGGAGCAGCCGGTCAGACCTGAGCATTTGCCGGATGATTTTTTTGTTGATCTGGAGATGGAGCCGGTTGAGAGCGCGGCGCCGTTGGGGCTGGATCTGAATGATGTCGAGGCGTTGAACCGGGAGTTGAAGGCTTCCGGGGGGAATATTTCCCATTTGGCGCGGCGATTGGGTGTGAGTCGGAATACGCTTTACAAGCGGCTGCGCCAGATTGAGGGTTGAGTGAACCCCGTTCCCCTCATCGGAACGCCGCCCGCCCAGCCCTCTCCCCCAGGAGAGGGAGCTGACCGAGGTGTCTGGCGCTGAACATCGACCTGAAACATCGTGGCGATTATGGATTCGGTACCGCACGTTCAGGTCGGCGTATCTATTGAGCATCCCCCATTCAGTCCCCTCTCCTGGGGGAGAGGGCTAGGGTGAGGGCGAAAGTTCTGGCTCAACATGCGCAACCGAAGCCGCCTCCAATGTCCGCAACCCCACCAGCACAACCACCACCATCATCAACCCTGCACCAATCGCCACGCCGAACCCTGCCCGCGCGCCCCACGCATCAATCACCAGCCCCGCCAGCATGCCGCCTAGCGCAACGCCAATGCTGATACCCGTGGTCATCCACGTCAGCCCTTCGGTGATCCGCGACGGAGGAATAATGATCGTCCCCATTTTCATCACCACGACCATCGTTGGCGCAAACGAGATGCCCGCGATAAACAGCGCCGCTGTCAGCACATAAACATCCGTTGCAAAAACAGGCAGCACACCGGTGAACGCCGTCACCAATATCCCGACCAGAAACTGTTTTTCAATCGCCAGGGAAACCCGCAATGCACCAAACGTCAGGCCCGCCACCAATGAGCCAAACGCATAGGCAGCAAGGATGAAGGTCGCCGACGCTGGCCAGCCCTGCGCATTGGCGAAGGCGACGACCGCGACATCGATTGCGCCACCAATGACGCCCATCGCCAACAGCGCCAGAACAATGGTGCGAACGCCGGGAATCAGCAGGGTTGAGCCGCCATGGCTGGCGTGGCCCACGACAACTTTAGGTTCAGTCTGGCGTTGCAGCAGAAACGCGGTCACCCCAATAGCTAACAACCCGACCGCAACCAGCGGCCCGGCTTCGGCGAAAAAACTCACGCTCAGACCGATCGCCAGTGGCGGGCCGACGATATAGGCCAGCTCGGTGAGGACGGTGTCCAGCGAGAACGCTGTGTGCAATTGCGGCTTGCCCCGGAACAACTGCGTCCATCTGGCGCGGATCATCGACGGCATGCTCGGCATCGTCCCCGCCAGCGCCGCTAGAACAAACAGCAGTGCGGCCGGTGCCCGCATGTAAACCGCGAGGATCAGTGCCAGCAACATGGCAATGCTGAACGCCGTGACGACGGGTAGCACGCGGCTCTGGCCATGCTGATCAACCAGTCTGGAGATGTGTGGGCCGAGCAACGCATTGGCCAGGGTGAAAGTCCCGGCGACGGCACCGGCCAGCCAGTACACACCGGTTTGCTGCACCAGCATGGTGATGATGCCGATGCCGATCATTGCCTGTGGCAAGCGCGCGATAGAACTCGCGAGCACTAACCCGGTGGCGCCGGGGGTCGTTAGCAGCTCGCGGTAGTGATTGGCCATGGTGTTTCCCTTACATGATCGTCGCTGCTCAGCATCCGGCTGAACGCGTTGCCGACATCAAGACCTACGCGAACGTCAAAAGCAACCCTCACCCCAGCCCTCTCCCGGAGGGAGAGGGAGCCGACCGAGGTGTCTGGCGTTGTACATCGACCTGAAAAACCGAGTTGATTATGGATTCAAATCTGGACCAGGTCGGCACTTTGACACCCTCACCCTCACCCCAGCCCTCTCCCGGAGGGAGAGGGAGCTGACCGAGGTGTCTGGCGTTGTACATCGACCTGAAAAAACCAGTCGATTATGGATTCAAAGCAGCACGTTCAAGTCGGCGTATTTCCTGAACATCCCCCAATCGGTCCCCTCTCCCTCCGGGCGGCCCGACGTTTCGGGTGGGTTAGGGTGAGGGGCTTTTCTCGCGCCCAAACAAAAACCCGCACAAGGCGGGTTTTGTTTTAAAGCAGATAAGGCAATCAGTCAGCCAGACGCCAGGTAGTCCCACCCTTCCCGTCTTCCAACACAACGCCCATCGCCGTCAGCTGATCACGGATACGATCGGACTCAGCCCAATCCTTCCCCGCCCGCGCCGCCAG encodes:
- a CDS encoding MFS transporter, which translates into the protein MANHYRELLTTPGATGLVLASSIARLPQAMIGIGIITMLVQQTGVYWLAGAVAGTFTLANALLGPHISRLVDQHGQSRVLPVVTAFSIAMLLALILAVYMRAPAALLFVLAALAGTMPSMPSMIRARWTQLFRGKPQLHTAFSLDTVLTELAYIVGPPLAIGLSVSFFAEAGPLVAVGLLAIGVTAFLLQRQTEPKVVVGHASHGGSTLLIPGVRTIVLALLAMGVIGGAIDVAVVAFANAQGWPASATFILAAYAFGSLVAGLTFGALRVSLAIEKQFLVGILVTAFTGVLPVFATDVYVLTAALFIAGISFAPTMVVVMKMGTIIIPPSRITEGLTWMTTGISIGVALGGMLAGLVIDAWGARAGFGVAIGAGLMMVVVVLVGLRTLEAASVAHVEPELSPSP